The segment cagcgcacgttgtaactttattagacagagacttaaaggttcagtttgtgcgaaaattgcgatcaatacagttatatttgagtagatattgagtctttaccttaaggtgtccgtctttaccgcccttcccctatacatagtttatgaagcactttaattatcagacacattggtagaaccagaactcacaggaactgacataattggtgggtcccaaatttatgcgtgtgaaaaaatctgtgattctggCATCTATGGTTCACAGcccaagaaaaatgtatgagaatgacgttcgtgccagggatgtgttctatccttatcttaacgaacggtgtttgacagtcgacttaataaatttGCTACTAACATTGTCGAGTGCAACGTATGCAGTGACTTGCTGTTTCTTTTTcgcatgtgctgagatgttggcgatatagttactatatatatagttcggcggatagaaaatcgggagccaaataaacgtcaaaagcggagccaaaagcttttcaaaatccaaaatacaggagtaatgttaaaaaaacacactttattttcatagaactagccattttcaacacccgccagtgattatttttcgtaaaaacctgcacatttcaccataatttcaaatttaatttcataaatcagggatgccaattcgcctggttttctattcgccgaactatatatatagtaactatagttggCGACAAAagcatggcacccatcgcaagcgcCTGACCGAACCAGAGCTGCcacacactcaaaataattttcacgtcgaaattacgggaaaagttatgtgaatatttttcatccaacttttcccgtactatttacgtgaatttatttttattttagtttatttCATACATACAGATTAtggtagtttgcattagtatgcgtgcgttTATGTGGAAATCAGACATATATTATTGTATTTTGGcggtattttccaataatgttcatcTGAAAGtgacgtaactccctgtagagaaatttgaAAAGGATGTGTGGATTGTTTTGCGTGCAAATACatatatttgtgcatgcataaatttgggacccataaattatttcagttgctatgATTTCTGGCTTTACTAATGTTTccgaattttaaagtactccataaactatttatgtcaTTTAAAAGATtataatattgtcaattgcaaggaaaattgtaccacccaaagtgcgatatcgctcataaaagtgctattttgcattaattcgtttcggtatcttcggcgcacttattgcttggaagataacgaataagtgcgccgaagataccgaaacgatttaatgcaaaatagcatttttatgagcaatattgcactttggatggtacaattttccttgcaattgacaataaaagaaaagaaaataaaatacttcggagaaaacggtaggctCCCAAATTTATGCGCACTTGGGGAAAAAGCAGGAGAGATTTTTTATCGGGATGCTTCGGATGCCTAATTCAGTTTCATACTGTTCcctgttgataaaatagtttGTTTACAATAATCTGtcaaaaaaataagaatttttGCTGGCTACTGCTGCTGgtaaattgattttgttttccgctGCAATTCAGGTCCAACAGTTATCCTGAATATACGTATATTTGTGCACATAATATTTTAAATCTAAGTCGGCGCTACTATGGCCGATGTGCGCGATATTCTGGACCTGGAGCGTCCGGTCACACCGGAATTGACCAAGGAGTCATTGCTcaccaaaaacaaaaagatcTATGAAAAGTAAgtatttcattttaaatattatacagcaaagtttcgttaattggtggttcgttaattgggcggttcgttaattgggcgttcgctaattgggctatgtgacaacttgaatgtcaaaattgtatggaattttcgagtttagaattttctaacaactgtcagtcggcccaattagcgaatcagctgaagtgcagtcgtggcccaattaacgaattcaggctgtattatTAAACATTATATATGATTGTTTCAGAAAAATGGCTGTCAAACGCCCGGAGGGCATGCATCGAGAGGTTTTTGCTTTACTGTACAACGACAACAAGGATGCATCGCCACTGCTACCGACAGATACTGGAACCGGATATAAACAAGCCAAAGCACGGCTGGGAATGAAAAAAGTCCGCCGTTGGGAGTGGGCACCGTTCATGAACCCGGCCCGCACCGATAGAGCGGTGTTTCACCACTGGAAGAGAACATCCGACGAGCAAAAGGAATATCCGTTTGCGAAGTTCAACAAGCAGTTGGATATTCCTAGCTATACTATGACCGACTATAATGCCCACTTGAAAACGCATCCAACAAAATGGACTAAACCGCAAACTGATCATTTATTTGAATTGGCTAAGCGATTTGATGTGCGGTTCATTATAATGGCTGATCGCTGGGATCGGGCCAACTACGGAAGTAAAACGGTAGAGGATCTTAAGGAAAGGTATTATGAAGTTGTTGGGATTCTTAATAAGGTCCGGGGTAGTCCAGAGAAAAAAATCTACTTGTTCGATGCTGATCATGAACGACGAAGAAAAGAGCAACTGAAAAAGTTGTTCGACCGAACTCCCAAACAAATTGAAGAGGAACAGATGCTGTTAAATGAACTGAAGAAAATTGAAGCCCGTAAGAAGGAGCGGGAACGAAAAACACAAGATTTGCAAAAGCTAATATCGCAAGCAGATCAGCAGCAAActgagcagcagcaacagcaagctAGTGCGCACAAGAAGCATGACAAAAAGCTGAAGAAGAAGATCCAACAGCAGCCGCGTCCTTCTAAAGTAGACTCCGTGGTCAATGCGGTGGAAACGGCTGGTATCAAATTTACGGATTTACGAGGAACTGGTGTATCACTGCGGTCTCAAAAGATGAAACTTCCTGCCAACGTAGGTCAAAAGAAGGCTAAGGCTTTAGAACAGGCCCTCCAGGAGTTCAAAGTTGATCCCAACCCTCCGCCAATCGAGGAAATTTGCGTTGCCTTTAATGAGTTGCGTTCGGATATGGTACTACTGTGCGAACTGCGGACGGCTCTGGCGACTTGCAACTTTGAATTGGAAAGTTTGAAGCATCAATACGAAGCACTTTGTCCTGGCAAGACACTCAACATTCCGGCAGCATTGGCCACTCCGGTAGGCGAAGATTGCTCAACCGATGCACATGATGTTTCCGGACTAGTTTAGATAAGTTACTCCATAATTTTCTTGCAAAATATTAGTGAATTAGGTGTGATCATGTGAGTATATTGTTTTCAGTATATGGGTTAAAAAGAACATTCCATTGAAGATTGATTCATTAATCTAATGGTTAATGAAAGTTTTCAACAGTCGCTAGAAGCGAATGTATGTCGACGTAACGTATATATGAAGATATGTGATTTTTGCCTTACCCAGGCGCGCATGTCGCGTAAAATTGAATTCCAATTCGAAAAGTCCGGAACACCTTACGCTCAAAATGCAAatgcacgtatatcttccgtaagcaaagttactgtctcaagtccgtagaggaatGCTGGTCTGATTAACGTTTTGCACACCGTCAGCTTGGTGtctgctccttgatcgaagcctcttgcggagggaaatgtaggctcgatttccagcttgaatgcgtcgtttaatcttcttactcgtattattgtcggtggtgaccagagataaACCAACTGCGGCAACTTGGCTCACGGCTGGGGTGGAGTGGTGGTAAGCGGGTGGATTACGGGTAAAGGTGTTGGCAATTTAGACTTCATCGATGGTATAATGGATCAAAATTTGAAGCAAATTGCCAACAAAATGGAATTTAGTCAGAGGTTCAAGTTTTACTGAGACAATGACCCATAGCACAAAGCACTTAAAAAACCCACACGGTTACTTTACAACTGCTCAAAATTTATTGATACTCTGCTAGAAAAACGAAATCTGCAAGGTGCCGTTCGAATACGGATTTGTATCACTGTaaattcttgaaattatccaatgaagtgccgttgctagcggttcttgaccattttcgtagagttctgccggaagtcggtcctttccggcggctttattattcttcagctgaccgatttctcgccggatctcttcgagatcggtaGCCGGCacactgttatcgtttgtagccACTCCTAGTAACTTCCGTTGTGTCTCCTTTTGCTATATCACCGTTGAGGTGCTAATCGAAGAACCGATACGTCCAcctgtcgatcacctcgcgcGTGTCGTtagcccagaatagttgttccaacTCCTCACGATCGCTGTCCTCCATCTGGCGATTTTTCCTCCTTTGGTTCATGGTAAActattccgcgctcgtcgatacttgaccaaattcttTCTCGTGGATTTGCTTAGatatttttccaagctctttttttcctctccattgcTTGTttgcattccccgtcaaaccaatcatttcgggAAAATGAAATCAGAGTGGCCCTCATATTAAACAAGCCTAAAACAGCTtcatattcagcaaagttaaagagcattaaatttcgaagaaataaaattccgATTTCTAATTGTTTATGACGTGTTTATGACATTTATTTTATGACATTTATGTGTCagagcaatttaaattttttcggGCAGAGTGGACcttaaaaatccgttttttcgtTATATCTCCTCCatatttatttctcacaaatcacgGCTTCAGAGCACTTTAAGATCAGAAATGAACGTTTTCTTTGAAGGAGTGAAGTCGTTGGCTTATTCGGTTTcgaagttataggcattttttaaactgttttttttttcaatgtttaTAACGTAAAAAGGCTGGCcaagagtgaacatgtgcaaatctaCCACCTCTGTTCAGTTACTCCTATccccagggcccggcatcgtcgaaacaaataaatgaaactgactttctcttaccttcgcttcatacatgaagtgacttgcttcacttgttgaacagaacgtttcaagcaagcttcagttgaagttggtggctgtttcaattgacgacggcagaaagtcaggcatgATTTTTGTCGACATTtacaaggttaactttaatatgcgttgcattgtaggaaatgttactcaaattcaattcatttgcattcatagttgctggccttcttctgaatatttgataggaaagtacaaatgaaaagttgaaaccgatggtcatgacgaagtgaaacccgttttgcTGACgttgactgaagccagtttggaACTGAAGCGGGgatgcttctgttgaaaccgaagcttcactactTCATTGTTCAgagacgctatgcaattgaaggtgacgttgtcgggccctgcctATCCCTACTATTACGTAGTGCCGGCTGGCATCTTTTCCTACCATGCATTCTTGGTTGTCGTAAGCAGACAGGAAAGGGGGAATAGCGGCTCCCGGCCACTCTAAGATGGCGCCCGCATCAGTGGGATAGTGTACAGAGACTTTAGATTACAGAggtgccgagacactcaaaatccgctaaattttgaacgaaaacggagagttacctttatttatgatggtactccccgttttgtttcaaaattaagccgattttgagtgccttggcgcctctgtaatctacagtctctgtaggaTAGGGACCTCAAGCTGACAACCTACTGTACTCGAAAACACTAAGTTACAGAAAATGAAAGCAGAAATcgatctggattattggcaacgacggCATTGGGAACATGGAATGTGCTGACCCTGTAACGTGGGATTATTGGCAgtgacctttagcatgaaagcACGGGCACGAATCGGGATTCGGCAAATGGAATGTGCTGACCCTTGTTTAGCAAAGTAACCTAGCTCGCGGGGAAGCTGGGGCTTAGAGAAGTTcgttgctaaccaatcgctccgcgcacttctgttctacaaactgtgaaaactagaccacctattttaactcatctTGGTCTGATTATCCGTTCTTCATTAAGGTTGCTATTATTCTGGCCGGTACCatgcaatgaggtttaaaaagctgtggcagatgaagacatttgatggtattagtaacgaaaaatcagaaaacgacgtcaaattACAAAAACAAATCGTGTCGGAcagtggggtttgtttttggagtttgacgtcacgatttaggatttacgattccacccacaccgtgatgaaatttcttcattgcactaacaccacttaaccaacattgccacacctgtatatatcacattgggtaccatgaggaggtagagataggagttgctggataaaagACCAAGAACCACTGCAGGGTCTTTTTTATATCTACAGATACGCGATGCACCGATATCGTAATAGCTCGATATcgagctgttatccatggctaaaagtaaaaatgtgaagggataaacccctaatccaaggtgttatgcgacccgtgccgagggatgaatggtgaggtggggggttctataaatactcagcctcaaacggagcctgtggagtaccagagcgccctccacagtaattagCCCTCACCGCATCATGAgaggctctgatgcggcggactcttgtTTCTCCTCAActtgtgggattctatatgaatatacgaaataattcaaaaacaaatttaacttcagtgagcgtggACGGATAAAAATAATCCGTCCGCAAGAGGCGGTACcttcgctaataaaagcagtggaaggaaagagagatATGCTAGGGTGGTAATGGcttctcatcagctcgatgccattatcgagttcgtggcaggtcgcagcaccctgaaaaagaagaagaccaGGAAAAGtggaggatcgagctccaccgaaatTGGTCAgaaaaaaaggagcaaaggcgatgcccttatcctcaaaactgagtggccgaaatattcggaagttttgaaggccatgagagaggacgatcagttgaagggtcttggggcggatgtgcggagtatccgccgctctcgcaagggcgacatgatccttaagcttaaaaagaatgccactgagaagggttctgcctacaaagtgctggcagaaaaggtcctcaGCGATAGCGTACAGATTCGCGCACTAACTCCCGAGATGACTTACCAGCTTAAAAACCTAGACGAGATAATTGAAGCGGGCGGACTAGTatgagctctcaaggagcaatgtaacgtggtggtgactaccgaggcagttcgtctgc is part of the Sabethes cyaneus chromosome 2, idSabCyanKW18_F2, whole genome shotgun sequence genome and harbors:
- the LOC128737190 gene encoding DNA methyltransferase 1-associated protein 1, producing the protein MADVRDILDLERPVTPELTKESLLTKNKKIYEKKMAVKRPEGMHREVFALLYNDNKDASPLLPTDTGTGYKQAKARLGMKKVRRWEWAPFMNPARTDRAVFHHWKRTSDEQKEYPFAKFNKQLDIPSYTMTDYNAHLKTHPTKWTKPQTDHLFELAKRFDVRFIIMADRWDRANYGSKTVEDLKERYYEVVGILNKVRGSPEKKIYLFDADHERRRKEQLKKLFDRTPKQIEEEQMLLNELKKIEARKKERERKTQDLQKLISQADQQQTEQQQQQASAHKKHDKKLKKKIQQQPRPSKVDSVVNAVETAGIKFTDLRGTGVSLRSQKMKLPANVGQKKAKALEQALQEFKVDPNPPPIEEICVAFNELRSDMVLLCELRTALATCNFELESLKHQYEALCPGKTLNIPAALATPVGEDCSTDAHDVSGLV